In Lacrimispora indolis DSM 755, a genomic segment contains:
- a CDS encoding NUDIX hydrolase: MEQKPVKRLNRELKYKGNIIEIFEDTVDANGHLAHWDFIHHKGAAAVVPVTKTGKILMVRQYRNALDRYTLEVPAGALDSAKEPKLDCAHRELEEETGYKTDKEKMEYLISVNTTVAFCDEAIDIFVARELEPSRQNLDEDEYIEVEEWEVSDLEQKIYRGEITDGKTIAAILAYARKYGVK; encoded by the coding sequence ATGGAACAAAAACCTGTAAAACGCCTTAACAGGGAATTAAAGTACAAAGGAAATATTATAGAAATATTTGAGGACACGGTGGATGCGAACGGCCATCTGGCCCACTGGGATTTCATTCACCACAAGGGAGCAGCTGCAGTGGTTCCTGTGACCAAAACCGGGAAGATTCTCATGGTGCGCCAGTACCGCAATGCCTTGGACCGTTATACCCTGGAGGTTCCGGCCGGTGCTCTTGACAGCGCAAAAGAGCCAAAGCTTGACTGCGCCCACAGGGAGCTGGAGGAGGAGACCGGATATAAGACGGATAAGGAAAAGATGGAATATTTAATCAGCGTCAACACAACGGTTGCCTTCTGTGATGAAGCCATTGATATCTTTGTTGCAAGAGAATTGGAGCCTTCCAGACAGAACCTGGATGAAGATGAATACATCGAGGTAGAGGAGTGGGAGGTAAGTGACTTAGAGCAGAAGATTTACCGGGGAGAGATCACTGACGGTAAGACCATTGCGGCCATTCTGGCTTATGCAAGAAAATACGGCGTAAAATAG
- a CDS encoding stage II sporulation protein M — protein MASLFRTLRFRLRRRPGPGAMYASLERNLGAEDRCLICFFAGLIAGTVMANFWYPSFMEEAGYYLGLLDRNMNLDKGQRVQLFYQVFRQRGIEVGVAWLIGLTAYAAPLFCLLTAGIGFSMGFVLSVITVQKGLMGLPVFLMTVMPQGLCYLPLWSILLLWGMQKERRFRVTAFLLLLFLAALGSACEAWINPFFLKMVL, from the coding sequence ATGGCCAGTTTGTTTCGCACCCTTAGATTCCGTTTGAGAAGAAGACCGGGTCCAGGTGCCATGTATGCGTCCCTGGAGCGGAACTTGGGGGCAGAGGACCGTTGCCTCATTTGCTTTTTTGCAGGGCTTATTGCCGGAACGGTGATGGCAAATTTCTGGTATCCGTCATTTATGGAGGAAGCCGGATATTATCTGGGACTTTTGGACAGAAATATGAACCTGGACAAAGGGCAGCGGGTTCAGCTTTTTTATCAGGTTTTCAGACAGAGAGGGATAGAGGTGGGGGTTGCATGGCTCATCGGCCTGACCGCTTATGCAGCGCCTCTGTTTTGCCTGCTGACGGCAGGAATCGGTTTTTCCATGGGGTTTGTCCTTTCCGTTATAACGGTCCAAAAGGGGCTTATGGGACTTCCCGTGTTCCTCATGACAGTCATGCCCCAGGGGCTGTGCTACCTTCCCCTTTGGAGCATCCTTCTTTTGTGGGGAATGCAAAAGGAGAGGCGTTTTCGGGTCACGGCTTTTTTGCTGCTTTTGTTTTTGGCGGCCCTAGGAAGCGCCTGTGAAGCCTGGATTAACCCATTTTTCCTGAAAATGGTCCTTTAA
- the xerD gene encoding site-specific tyrosine recombinase XerD: MVAEINYFIIYLREIKKTSKNTEVSYQRDLMQLASFLEQQGIREVDKVTKTSLNSYILHLEKQGKATTTISRCLASMKAFFHYECREGKIQKDPAELIKAPKVEKKAPTILTVDEVNSLLSQPDGETPKELRDRAMLELLYATGIRVSELIHLKKTDVNLAIGYITCRDEHKERMVPFGKVAKLALSAYIERGREYLLRNQESEWLFTNCNGKSMSRQGFWKIIKFYGDKAGIKADITPHTLRHSFAAHLLRNGADIHAVQAMLGHSDMATTQMYMNYTRGEDLRRSYTGAHPRG, encoded by the coding sequence ATGGTAGCAGAGATTAATTATTTTATCATTTATTTAAGGGAGATAAAAAAAACATCAAAAAACACAGAGGTATCTTATCAGAGAGATTTGATGCAGCTGGCTTCCTTTTTAGAACAGCAGGGGATCCGGGAGGTGGACAAGGTGACAAAGACCAGTCTTAATTCCTATATCTTACATCTCGAAAAGCAAGGGAAGGCTACCACAACCATTTCACGCTGCCTGGCCTCCATGAAGGCATTTTTCCATTACGAATGCAGGGAAGGGAAAATCCAGAAGGACCCGGCAGAGCTGATAAAGGCGCCTAAGGTGGAAAAGAAGGCGCCTACTATATTGACCGTGGATGAGGTGAACAGCCTCTTAAGTCAGCCGGACGGGGAAACTCCCAAGGAGCTGCGGGACCGGGCCATGCTGGAACTGCTTTATGCAACCGGCATCCGTGTGTCGGAGCTCATCCATTTAAAAAAGACGGACGTGAATCTGGCCATCGGATATATCACCTGCCGGGATGAACACAAGGAACGGATGGTTCCTTTTGGAAAGGTGGCCAAGCTGGCCCTTTCCGCTTATATCGAACGTGGCCGGGAATATTTGCTGCGGAATCAGGAATCCGAGTGGCTGTTTACCAACTGCAACGGAAAATCCATGAGCCGCCAGGGATTTTGGAAAATCATAAAGTTCTACGGGGATAAGGCGGGGATCAAGGCGGATATTACGCCCCACACTCTGCGCCATTCTTTTGCGGCGCATTTGCTCCGCAATGGGGCGGACATCCACGCGGTACAAGCCATGCTGGGCCATTCCGATATGGCTACCACCCAGATGTATATGAACTATACCCGGGGAGAAGACCTGCGCCGTTCCTATACGGGCGCCCATCCAAGAGGATAG
- a CDS encoding adenine phosphoribosyltransferase produces the protein MKRLEDYVTSIPDFPEEGIIFRDVTTILEDADGLSLAVDGIREMLKGVEYDAVVGPESRGFIFGVPVAYAEHKGFIPVRKKGKLPREVLSADYELEYGTATIEIHKDSIKPGQKVVIIDDLIATGGTIEAIIKLIQELGGEVVKICFIMELAGLNGREKLAGYDVEAMITYEGK, from the coding sequence ATGAAGAGATTAGAAGATTATGTCACAAGCATTCCGGACTTCCCTGAGGAAGGAATTATTTTCCGGGATGTGACTACCATTCTGGAGGATGCGGACGGACTTTCCCTGGCAGTGGATGGCATACGGGAGATGTTAAAAGGAGTGGAGTACGATGCAGTGGTGGGACCGGAATCAAGAGGTTTCATCTTCGGCGTTCCGGTGGCTTATGCAGAGCATAAGGGTTTTATTCCGGTGAGAAAGAAGGGAAAGCTTCCAAGAGAAGTTCTGTCTGCTGATTATGAGCTGGAATACGGTACGGCAACCATTGAAATCCACAAGGATTCCATTAAGCCGGGGCAAAAGGTGGTCATCATCGACGACTTAATCGCCACAGGCGGCACCATTGAAGCCATCATAAAGCTGATCCAGGAGCTTGGCGGCGAAGTGGTGAAAATCTGCTTTATCATGGAGCTTGCAGGATTAAACGGCAGGGAAAAGCTTGCAGGATATGATGTGGAAGCCATGATCACTTATGAGGGAAAATAA
- a CDS encoding NAD(P)-dependent oxidoreductase codes for MAVHVIDEANRCLNCKKPLCRQGCPIHTPIPQMIAAFKEGSLNKAGEMLFENNPMSLVCSLVCNHEKQCEGHCILGKKGQPVHISSIENYISDTIFNQLKVECKPKNGKKVAVIGAGPAGITIAILLTKEGYSVTIFDAKDKVGGVLQYGIPEFRLPKTILERYKKKLLEIGVKIRPNTAIGTALEIKDLIRDGYQSIFIGTGVWRPKTLGVKGESLGNVHYAIDYLANPDAYDLGETVAIIGMGNSAMDVARTVIRHGARKVTLYARGLSSNASDHETAYARLDGADFQFGKQIVEITDEGPVFENIHYDQDGNLTGIDEEREQVIADSTIISISQGPKSKLVNTTKGLLASQNGLLMTDEKGQTTIPGIFASGDVVLGARTVVEAVAYSKIVAMAMDEYMKTKEES; via the coding sequence ATGGCTGTTCATGTTATTGATGAAGCAAACAGATGCTTAAACTGTAAAAAGCCCTTATGCCGTCAGGGCTGCCCCATCCATACCCCCATACCCCAGATGATCGCGGCATTTAAAGAAGGAAGCTTAAACAAGGCAGGAGAGATGTTATTTGAAAACAATCCCATGTCTTTAGTCTGTTCCCTTGTTTGCAATCATGAGAAGCAGTGCGAAGGCCACTGCATTCTGGGGAAAAAGGGACAGCCGGTGCATATCAGCAGCATAGAAAATTATATTTCTGATACCATTTTCAATCAGCTGAAGGTGGAATGCAAGCCCAAAAACGGGAAAAAGGTGGCGGTGATCGGAGCTGGTCCTGCCGGGATCACCATTGCCATTCTTCTGACAAAGGAAGGCTACAGCGTGACGATTTTCGATGCCAAGGATAAGGTGGGCGGCGTTCTCCAATACGGAATACCGGAATTCCGCCTTCCAAAAACCATATTGGAGCGCTACAAAAAGAAGCTTCTGGAAATCGGGGTGAAGATCCGGCCAAACACCGCCATTGGAACGGCCCTGGAAATCAAGGATCTGATCCGTGACGGCTATCAGAGCATTTTCATCGGGACAGGTGTCTGGAGGCCGAAAACCCTTGGCGTGAAGGGGGAATCCCTGGGAAATGTCCACTATGCCATTGACTATCTGGCCAATCCCGATGCCTATGATCTGGGAGAGACGGTTGCCATCATCGGTATGGGCAATTCTGCCATGGATGTGGCAAGGACCGTGATCCGCCATGGTGCCAGAAAGGTGACCCTTTATGCAAGAGGCTTATCCAGCAATGCCAGCGATCATGAAACAGCTTATGCAAGGCTTGACGGGGCGGATTTCCAGTTTGGAAAGCAGATCGTGGAGATCACGGATGAAGGGCCTGTGTTTGAAAACATCCATTATGATCAGGACGGAAACCTGACCGGCATTGATGAAGAAAGAGAACAGGTTATTGCGGATTCCACCATCATTTCCATCAGCCAGGGCCCGAAAAGCAAGCTGGTGAACACCACAAAGGGATTATTGGCCAGCCAGAACGGGCTTTTGATGACCGATGAAAAAGGCCAGACTACTATTCCCGGAATCTTTGCTTCCGGAGATGTGGTTCTTGGGGCCAGAACCGTGGTGGAAGCAGTTGCTTACTCAAAAATAGTGGCCATGGCCATGGATGAATATATGAAAACAAAAGAAGAGAGCTAA
- a CDS encoding AEC family transporter, with protein MDYQQLLNLQGMLFLLVAAGVVLRKMGILPEGAKNILTDLVIYLILPCNIINSFFIEFNFDILKGFAIILTIASLIQVGCLILAKVLYNREPEGRKKVLQYGTVCSNAGFMGNPIAEGVYGAEGLMYASIFLIPQRIVMWSAGVSYFTESPDRKTVVKKVLTHPCIIAVYIGLILMITRLPLPVFLQNTIRSIGGCTTTISMVLIGAILAEVEPGSILDRGIVKYALIRLFLLPLLVYLSCRVFHVTPLLSGVSVLLTGMPAGSTTAILAAKYDGDYIFATKCVVVTTLLSLVTIPLWCIVL; from the coding sequence ATGGATTATCAACAACTTTTAAATCTCCAGGGAATGCTTTTTCTCCTGGTGGCAGCAGGCGTTGTCCTTAGAAAAATGGGCATCCTGCCGGAAGGGGCAAAGAATATTCTTACGGATCTGGTGATCTATTTAATTCTCCCCTGCAACATCATCAATTCATTTTTTATAGAATTTAACTTTGATATTTTAAAGGGATTTGCCATCATCCTTACCATTGCCTCCCTGATCCAGGTGGGCTGTCTCATACTTGCAAAAGTTCTCTATAACAGGGAGCCGGAAGGCCGTAAAAAGGTGCTTCAGTATGGCACGGTCTGTTCCAACGCTGGGTTTATGGGAAATCCCATTGCAGAAGGTGTATATGGGGCGGAAGGGCTTATGTATGCGTCCATATTCCTGATCCCCCAAAGGATTGTCATGTGGTCTGCCGGGGTATCTTATTTTACAGAAAGCCCGGACAGGAAAACCGTTGTGAAAAAGGTTCTGACCCATCCCTGTATCATTGCGGTCTATATCGGACTGATCCTTATGATCACCCGGCTGCCCCTGCCTGTATTCCTTCAAAACACCATCAGGAGCATAGGAGGCTGCACCACCACCATATCCATGGTCTTAATCGGCGCCATACTGGCGGAGGTGGAGCCGGGAAGCATATTGGACCGGGGAATTGTAAAGTATGCCCTCATCCGCCTGTTCTTGCTTCCGCTTCTGGTTTACTTAAGCTGCCGGGTCTTCCATGTAACACCCCTTTTGTCCGGAGTATCCGTACTTTTGACCGGAATGCCCGCAGGAAGCACTACCGCCATATTAGCTGCAAAATATGACGGGGATTATATTTTTGCCACAAAATGTGTGGTGGTAACCACCCTGTTATCTCTGGTGACCATTCCCCTGTGGTGTATTGTCCTTTAA
- a CDS encoding YibE/F family protein yields the protein MKNQKTFCIKLIVSFLFCVVFIAIIIWINQPLPGDVPTAASQIKFARAHVTEVISDEAKAEDWTEGLRIGVQEVYMQIDSGEGRGKILPAVNYMSVYNNVDLKTGTKVIVRMDIDANGRSYIASIPNYNRGPALLGLTVIFVLFLAAFGGKKGIAAILGLAFAIVDIWFLLIPMIRHGINPILSSIVIAAVTTAVSLVLLNGFSMKTFCATIGCVGGVAIAGAAAALTAAATPINGFNMPEAEELILRTGGTSLNISGLLISAILIAALGAVMDVAMTITSAVFELHQLNPEINRQKLIQSGINIGRDAMGTMANTLILAFAGSALNMLILFRIFDYPYLQIFNSDMMALEIIQGISGTIGIVMTVPLVAFLSAFMCSRKNAADRPVMTVNKKNKR from the coding sequence ATGAAAAATCAGAAAACATTCTGCATAAAACTAATAGTCTCATTCCTTTTCTGCGTGGTATTTATAGCAATTATCATATGGATCAATCAGCCGCTTCCGGGGGATGTGCCAACGGCGGCAAGCCAGATAAAATTTGCCAGGGCACATGTGACTGAAGTCATCAGTGACGAGGCGAAAGCAGAAGACTGGACAGAAGGGCTGCGTATAGGAGTGCAGGAAGTCTATATGCAGATCGACAGCGGTGAGGGCAGAGGTAAGATATTGCCGGCAGTCAATTACATGAGTGTATACAACAATGTGGACTTAAAAACAGGTACAAAAGTAATCGTCCGGATGGATATAGATGCCAATGGACGGTCTTATATCGCATCCATACCCAATTACAACAGGGGGCCGGCATTGCTTGGTCTGACGGTGATCTTCGTGCTGTTTTTAGCTGCATTCGGGGGGAAAAAAGGGATAGCCGCTATACTGGGGCTTGCATTTGCTATCGTGGATATCTGGTTTTTGCTTATACCAATGATAAGGCATGGCATCAATCCCATATTGTCATCCATTGTCATAGCAGCTGTTACCACAGCCGTTTCCCTGGTACTGCTAAATGGTTTTTCCATGAAAACCTTCTGTGCGACTATTGGGTGCGTGGGCGGTGTAGCGATTGCAGGAGCCGCCGCAGCTCTCACGGCAGCGGCTACGCCGATAAACGGTTTTAATATGCCGGAGGCGGAAGAATTAATTCTCCGCACAGGTGGGACAAGTCTGAATATCAGCGGATTGCTTATCAGTGCCATACTCATAGCAGCACTTGGTGCTGTTATGGATGTGGCTATGACGATTACATCTGCAGTATTTGAGCTGCATCAGCTGAATCCGGAAATAAACAGACAAAAGCTGATTCAGTCGGGCATTAATATAGGCAGGGATGCCATGGGGACTATGGCTAACACGCTGATATTGGCGTTTGCCGGTTCGGCACTGAATATGTTAATACTGTTCAGAATCTTTGACTATCCATATTTGCAGATTTTTAACAGTGATATGATGGCATTGGAGATTATACAGGGTATCTCAGGGACGATAGGTATTGTAATGACTGTGCCGTTAGTAGCATTCCTGAGCGCGTTTATGTGCAGCAGGAAAAATGCAGCGGACAGGCCGGTCATGACGGTTAACAAAAAGAATAAAAGGTAG